The nucleotide window TCCACGTCATCCACGGAGAGGCCGAGCACTTCGCCCTGTCTCATGCCGCACCCGCCGGCCAAGTCCACTACGGCCCGATACCTGGCGGGCAGCTCTGAGCGCACCGCCAATACGCGCTGCCGGGACCACGGCGTGATCCGGCGCGGTTCGGGCTTGGGAGTCTTGACCGAGGACGAGCGGCACGGGTTCTCAGGGATCAGGCGGTCGTCCACGGCCGCCCCCAGCATCGCGTTGAGGTTGGCGAAGATGACCCGCTGGTAAGACAGGGCAACCCCCGCGTCTTCGAGCTTCCTCAGCCACTCCCGGATGTGGATGGGCCGAAGCGAATCGAGCGACCGGCTCCCCAGGTAGGGCAGCACATGCAGGCGGATGCGCTGCTTCGTGCCCACGAACGTACCCGGGTCCTGAGTCAGAGACCCCAACCAACGGTCGGCATGCTGCTGAACCGTAAGACGACCAGCACGCGGGTCGATGTACTGACCTCGGGACATGTCGGCTTCGATGTTGGACAGCCAGGTCTCCGCCTTGCGCTTCTGCCTATCCGGGAAACTCTTGGACTTCTCGGTGCCGTCTGGGCCGACGTAGCGGGCGCGGTAGCGCAGGCCGATGCCGTGACGGTCGGTTTTGACGCGTACTGCCTTGCCGTGTGGTCCGGGCTCGGTCTTGTACCAGCGGTCTTGGATGTGTCCGGCCATCAGGCGGCTTCCTTGTCCATGAGGGAGGCGACCCAGGCGCGGACGTCTTCGGGGTCGTAGCGGAGGTGGCGGCCGACGCGGAAGCCGCGGGGACCGGTGTCCTTGCGGCGCCACTGGTAGACCGTCTCGACGGGGACGCCCAGGAGGTCTGCCAGGTCGAGCGGGGTCAGATAGCGGTCGGGCAGCGCTCGCCTCATGCCCACACCTCCACCGCGTCGAGGTGGTCTAGGTCTTCGAGTTCGGCGCGGGCTTCGCGGGCGGTGGTGCGGCTGGTCTGGATGTCGCGGGCGATGGTCGCGGCGAGCCAGGATTCGCCGGGGCTGTGGCCGTGCCCGGCATACGTCCAGTGGGCGAGGGTCAGTGTGGAGCCCTCCGGGGCATCGTCCGGGTCGGGCAGGCCGCGTTCGCGGCGTTCCTGGCGGGCCCGGTAGTCGGCGCGGACCTGGCGCAGTGCGAGGGTGGTGGAGTAGGCGCGGGACTTGGTGGAGAAGTGACCCCGGAAGCCGAGCATGTGGGCCCAGCGCCACAGCATCCGGTCCGGGAAGGCGTCGTCCAGGACGAAGCAGGCTTCAATGAGACGCCGGGCGTGGTCGGGCAGGCCGGGGAGCTTGTCCAGTTCCCCGAGTTCTCCGATGCGGCGGTCTACGGTGCCGGTGGTCTCGGCGGCTTTGGTGGCGTACTTCGCCACGTAAGCCGCCACTGCTTCCTCCGACAGGTCCTCATTCGCATTTCCGGCACCGATGGGCCGTACGTCCACCTGCGGGCCCCACGCCAGCGTTCGGGCCGGGTGGTCGCCGGAGGCCGGGAGGGGGACAGTGGCGCGGGCGGCTGCCGCCTGGATCGCGTCGGTGAGCAGGGCGACGCTGGCCCAGCCCGGGGGCGGGGTGTCGGGTCCTTCGGGGCCGTCGAGGCGGACGATGGCGTGGAAGTGCACCGCGCCGCGCTTCTGGAACTCCGCGACCTTCCCGAAGGAGACCCGGCACTCCTCGGAGGCGGCTTTCTGGGAAAGGCCGGCGCGGGCGGCGACCTCACGGCGGAGGTAGATGGTGAACCGTCGCCAGAGGTCCCCGGCGTGGTTGTTCCACAGCACCGCCCCCGCGTAGTCGTACGTGCCCGGGTTCAGCGCGGTGCCGAGGAGCGGGGAGTCTTCGGGGTGGTCGGTGCCGCAGCGGCAGACACCTTTGGTGGGCCGGTTGTGGACCGGACCGAAGGAGGGGGCGGTGAGGGTGGCGAAGACCTTGGGGTGCGTGCGCACCGTGACCAGGGTCCCCTTGGCCACGTCGCCGGTGAGTCCGGCGCGGATGAGGTGGAAGGTGTCTCCGGCATAGGTCCAGGCGCAGGAGGGGCACCGGGAGGCCCGCCGGTTCCCGCACGCGACACGGAGGCGTCCGCCGGGTTCGCCCTGGGTGCTGTAGGAGTAGAGCACCTGCCCCGTCTTGGCGTG belongs to Streptomyces finlayi and includes:
- a CDS encoding tyrosine-type recombinase/integrase, which produces MAGHIQDRWYKTEPGPHGKAVRVKTDRHGIGLRYRARYVGPDGTEKSKSFPDRQKRKAETWLSNIEADMSRGQYIDPRAGRLTVQQHADRWLGSLTQDPGTFVGTKQRIRLHVLPYLGSRSLDSLRPIHIREWLRKLEDAGVALSYQRVIFANLNAMLGAAVDDRLIPENPCRSSSVKTPKPEPRRITPWSRQRVLAVRSELPARYRAVVDLAGGCGMRQGEVLGLSVDDVDVLEGVVHIVRQVKLINGRQVFALPKGGKTRTVPLPEVVARALEAHLAEFAPKPVTLPWRSVDGPPTTANLYFRNAEGRAVIRTTFNTKAWQPALDASDVPRGRENGMHALRHFYASVLLDAGESIKALSEYLGHHDPGFTLRTYTHLMPGSEKRTREAVNQAFGDGPKPGHGPTTAQTD
- a CDS encoding helix-turn-helix transcriptional regulator, which gives rise to MRRALPDRYLTPLDLADLLGVPVETVYQWRRKDTGPRGFRVGRHLRYDPEDVRAWVASLMDKEAA
- the repSA gene encoding replication initiator protein RepSA — its product is MTSFPVDPSAVAGTAAIVGTDPLTLADLLRVANAPGFDRWQEQVRRTGGCSDPIHLEGMTTTRHAKTGQVLYSYSTQGEPGGRLRVACGNRRASRCPSCAWTYAGDTFHLIRAGLTGDVAKGTLVTVRTHPKVFATLTAPSFGPVHNRPTKGVCRCGTDHPEDSPLLGTALNPGTYDYAGAVLWNNHAGDLWRRFTIYLRREVAARAGLSQKAASEECRVSFGKVAEFQKRGAVHFHAIVRLDGPEGPDTPPPGWASVALLTDAIQAAAARATVPLPASGDHPARTLAWGPQVDVRPIGAGNANEDLSEEAVAAYVAKYATKAAETTGTVDRRIGELGELDKLPGLPDHARRLIEACFVLDDAFPDRMLWRWAHMLGFRGHFSTKSRAYSTTLALRQVRADYRARQERRERGLPDPDDAPEGSTLTLAHWTYAGHGHSPGESWLAATIARDIQTSRTTAREARAELEDLDHLDAVEVWA